In the genome of Panthera uncia isolate 11264 chromosome B3 unlocalized genomic scaffold, Puncia_PCG_1.0 HiC_scaffold_1, whole genome shotgun sequence, one region contains:
- the LOC125909762 gene encoding olfactory receptor 4K13-like, with the protein MPTTKQMEKQNHSIVSEFILLGLTEFRELQLCLFLFFSIIYVVTVLGNLMIIFVAKLDPQLHSPMYFLLANLSFIDMSLASFATPKMICNLISEYKAISYKGCMAQMFFLHLLGGSEMMLLVAMAIDRFIAICKPLHYKNIMNHHVCIGLALLSWTTGFVHTMSQMVFTVTLPFCGPNVVDSFFCDLPRVIRLACTDTYILELLVIAFSGLLALFCFTFLFISYSIILITVRRRSSTRSSKALSTLSAHITVVVLFFGPCIFIYIWPFSKISIDKILSVFYTIFTPLLNPIIYTFRNKDMRKAIRKIKKKDVSPRSTF; encoded by the coding sequence ATGCCAACAACCaaacaaatggagaaacaaaatcatTCCATCGTGTCTGAGTTTATTTTGCTGGGCCTCACAGAGTTTCGTGAGTTACagctttgcttatttttgtttttttccattatctATGTAGTCACTGTGTTAGGTAACCTCATGATTATCTTTGTAGCAAAACTGGACCCTCAATTACACTCTCCCATGTACTTCCTGCTGGCCAACCTCTCCTTTATTGATATGTCCCTGGCCTCCTTTGCTACTCCTAAAATGATCTGTAACCTAATTAGTGAATATAAGGCTATCTCCTATAAAGGCTGCATGGCCCAGATGTTCTTCCTTCACCTTTTAGGTGGAAGTGAGATGATGTTGCTTGTAGCCATGGCAATTGATAGATTCATTGCTATTTGCAAACCTCTCCATTACAAAAATATCATGAACCATCATGTTTGCATTGGACTTGCACTTCTTTCCTGGACCACTGGTTTTGTACACACTATGAGCCAAATGGTGTTCACAGTGACTTTACCATTCTGTGGTCCCAATGTTGTGGATAGTTTTTTTTGTGATCTGCCTCGGGTCATCAGACTTGCCTGCACTGACACTTATATCCTGGAGCTATTGGTCATTGCATTCAGTGGACTACTCGCTTTGTTCTGTTTCACCTTTCTGTTCATCTCCTATAGCATCATTCTAATTACTGTCCGGCGTCGCTCCTCCACCAGGTCTTCCAAGGCTTTGTCCACTCTCTCAGCCCACATTACAGTGGTGGTGCTGTTCTTTGGACCTTGCATCTTTATCTACATATGGCCATTCAGCAAGATATCCATAGATAAGATCCTTTCTGTGTTTTACACCATTTTTACTCCCCTTTTAAATCCAATCATCTACACATTCAGGAATAAAGACATGagaaaagcaataagaaaaataaagaagaaggatGTGAGTCCCAGATCGACCTTTTAA